The following are encoded in a window of Pseudomonas sp. St316 genomic DNA:
- a CDS encoding DUF2845 domain-containing protein produces the protein MKPWLGLSLGLLLAASQASAADTLRCGSQLISVGDRSSEVLQKCGQPAARDDLGYKRSVNRREEYPVEEWTYGPNSGMYQYLRFEGNRLVQITSKRGR, from the coding sequence ATGAAACCCTGGTTGGGGCTCAGCCTGGGTCTATTGCTGGCCGCCAGCCAGGCCTCGGCTGCCGACACGCTACGTTGCGGCAGCCAGTTGATCAGCGTCGGCGACCGCTCCAGCGAAGTGCTGCAAAAGTGCGGTCAGCCTGCGGCGCGGGATGACCTGGGCTACAAGCGCAGTGTCAATCGCCGGGAGGAGTACCCGGTGGAAGAATGGACCTACGGCCCCAACAGTGGCATGTATCAGTACCTGCGTTTCGAGGGTAATCGGCTGGTGCAGATCACCAGCAAGCGGGGGCGGTGA